The following are encoded together in the Microbacterium hatanonis genome:
- a CDS encoding DUF3107 domain-containing protein: protein MEIRIGIANTGRELSFETSEASDAVKKSVADALDAKASHLNFTDVKGNSYLVPTATLAYIEFGTEESRRVGFVA from the coding sequence GTGGAGATCCGCATCGGCATCGCGAACACCGGCCGTGAGCTCAGCTTCGAAACCTCCGAGGCATCGGACGCCGTGAAGAAGTCCGTCGCCGACGCCCTCGACGCCAAGGCGTCGCACCTGAACTTCACCGACGTGAAGGGCAACAGCTACCTCGTGCCCACCGCGACCCTCGCCTACATCGAGTTCGGCACCGAAGAGTCGCGCCGCGTCGGCTTCGTCGCCTGA
- a CDS encoding ferritin-like fold-containing protein yields MFEWLRRRGRPAGRTLTLRSRGDFGDAVRVDFAELAPEVDTFLGQAAYLQLGFFETLSELIASTPELAQKEALSRAAGAALTKHEALVSLIRERGDDPTALMLPFRESLDAFRRATHGVRPQETMVSVHITAGMLDDFYLALSASYGDTGRRVARILRADDDRQAIVEIIAATIDSDEEWRSLLAMWGRRLVGDTLLVARAALRPTTLVAADEERVEPVFTELMAAHSRRMDATGLAA; encoded by the coding sequence GTGTTCGAGTGGTTGCGTCGTCGTGGTCGCCCTGCCGGTCGCACCCTCACTCTGAGGTCGCGCGGCGATTTCGGCGACGCCGTGCGGGTCGATTTCGCCGAGCTGGCGCCGGAGGTCGATACCTTCCTCGGCCAGGCGGCGTACCTGCAGCTCGGCTTCTTCGAGACACTGAGCGAGCTGATCGCCTCGACGCCCGAGCTCGCGCAGAAGGAGGCGCTCTCCCGCGCCGCGGGTGCGGCACTCACGAAGCACGAGGCGCTCGTCTCCCTCATCCGGGAGCGGGGCGACGATCCGACGGCCCTCATGCTGCCGTTCCGCGAATCGCTCGACGCGTTCCGCCGCGCGACGCACGGTGTCCGGCCCCAGGAGACCATGGTCTCGGTGCACATCACGGCCGGCATGCTCGACGACTTCTACCTGGCCCTGTCGGCGAGCTACGGCGACACCGGCCGTCGCGTCGCACGCATCCTCCGGGCCGACGACGACCGCCAGGCCATCGTCGAGATCATCGCGGCCACGATCGACAGCGACGAGGAGTGGCGTTCCCTCCTGGCGATGTGGGGCCGACGACTCGTCGGCGACACTCTTCTCGTGGCACGCGCGGCACTTCGGCCGACGACGCTCGTCGCTGCCGACGAGGAGAGGGTCGAGCCGGTCTTCACCGAGCTGATGGCCGCTCATTCGCGGCGCATGGACGCCACCGGCCTCGCGGCCTGA
- a CDS encoding DEAD/DEAH box helicase, translating into MTTFAELGVDQDIVDVLASKGIVDAFPIQEQTIPLGLPGQDIIGQAKTGTGKTFGFGIPVVQRLGPNPEPGVKALIVVPTRELAVQVYEDMDMLTSGRSTSVVAIYGGKAYEGQIDQLKAGAQIVVGTPGRLIDLNNQRLLDLSSAVEVVLDEADKMLDLGFLADIEKIFTKVAPVRHTQLFSATMPGPIVALARRFMSNPIHIRATDPDEGLTQANIQHLVYRAHSLDKDEVIARILQADERGKTVIFTRTKRAAQRLSDELGDRGFNTASVHGDMSQEARERSMAAFKAGKKDVLIATDVAARGIDVDDVTHVINHTIPDDEKTYLHRAGRTGRAGKTGIAVTFVDWDDLHKWALINRALDFGQPEPTETYSSSPHLFTDLNIPEGTKGRLTTAPRAQAAETSKPRSDSGSAENGGRRRRSRPEQSAREPQPIAEHGGATVAAPEGAGTHDGGGSEHHDGNAAPRRRRRRRGGARTGGGAPAA; encoded by the coding sequence GTGACGACCTTCGCCGAGCTCGGCGTAGACCAGGACATCGTCGACGTGCTCGCGTCGAAAGGCATCGTCGATGCCTTCCCCATCCAGGAGCAGACCATCCCCCTCGGCCTTCCCGGCCAGGACATCATCGGACAGGCCAAGACCGGTACGGGCAAGACCTTCGGCTTCGGCATCCCCGTGGTGCAGCGCCTCGGCCCGAACCCCGAGCCCGGGGTGAAGGCGCTCATCGTCGTCCCCACGCGCGAACTCGCGGTGCAGGTCTACGAAGACATGGACATGCTCACGTCGGGCCGGTCCACCAGCGTCGTCGCGATCTACGGCGGCAAGGCCTACGAGGGCCAGATCGACCAGCTGAAAGCCGGCGCGCAGATCGTCGTCGGCACACCGGGTCGTCTGATCGACCTCAACAACCAGCGCCTTCTCGACCTGTCGAGCGCCGTCGAGGTCGTGCTCGACGAGGCCGACAAGATGCTCGACCTCGGCTTCCTCGCCGACATCGAGAAGATCTTCACGAAGGTCGCGCCGGTGCGCCACACGCAGCTCTTCTCCGCGACGATGCCGGGGCCGATCGTCGCCCTCGCCCGCCGGTTCATGTCGAACCCCATACACATCCGCGCCACCGACCCCGACGAGGGCCTGACGCAGGCGAACATCCAGCACCTCGTCTACCGCGCGCACTCGCTCGACAAGGACGAGGTCATCGCCCGCATCCTGCAGGCCGACGAACGCGGCAAGACCGTCATCTTCACGCGCACCAAGCGCGCCGCGCAGCGCCTCTCCGACGAGCTGGGCGACCGGGGCTTCAACACCGCCTCCGTGCACGGCGACATGAGCCAGGAGGCCCGCGAGCGATCGATGGCCGCTTTCAAGGCCGGCAAGAAGGACGTGCTGATCGCCACCGACGTCGCGGCTCGCGGCATCGACGTCGACGACGTGACCCACGTCATCAACCACACGATCCCCGACGACGAGAAGACCTACCTGCACCGCGCCGGGCGCACCGGCCGCGCCGGCAAGACGGGCATCGCCGTCACGTTCGTCGACTGGGACGACCTCCACAAGTGGGCGCTCATCAACCGTGCGCTCGACTTCGGACAGCCCGAGCCCACCGAGACCTACTCGTCGAGCCCCCACCTGTTCACCGACCTGAACATCCCCGAGGGCACCAAGGGCCGTCTCACCACGGCGCCCCGCGCCCAGGCGGCGGAGACATCGAAGCCGCGCTCCGACTCCGGCTCGGCGGAGAACGGCGGCCGTCGTCGCCGCTCGCGTCCGGAGCAGTCCGCGCGCGAACCCCAGCCGATCGCCGAGCACGGCGGCGCGACGGTCGCCGCGCCCGAGGGCGCCGGCACGCACGACGGCGGCGGATCCGAGCACCACGACGGCAACGCCGCACCGCGTCGCCGGCGTCGTCGTCGCGGCGGAGCCCGTACGGGCGGCGGCGCACCCGCAGCCTGA
- a CDS encoding PHP domain-containing protein, translated as MESVSRFEGPSDLHLHSACSDGTEAPALVMAAAHRHGLRTAALTDHDTTSGWAEAAEAATSLGMTFLPGMELSARHEWRSVHLLAYLFDPDEASLRAMTDRIRSSRLDRARVMADRISRDYDLVWDDIVAQTSDGATVGRPHIADALVARGLVHDRAEAFAGILSPAGDYYVALYAPDPVTAVSLVVGAGGVPIIAHPAGRAGLLPSRLLDRMLDAGLAGFELGHRENLAPGIRTLRRIADDRGLIVTGSSDYHGLGKPNQPGENTTTDAEVAKIIALASGTAPVYP; from the coding sequence GTGGAGTCGGTGAGCAGGTTCGAGGGTCCGAGCGACCTGCACCTCCATTCCGCGTGCTCCGACGGCACCGAGGCTCCGGCGCTCGTCATGGCGGCCGCCCACCGCCACGGGCTGCGGACCGCGGCGCTGACCGACCACGACACGACGTCGGGGTGGGCGGAGGCCGCCGAGGCGGCGACCTCCCTCGGCATGACGTTCCTCCCCGGCATGGAACTGTCCGCTCGACACGAATGGCGAAGCGTCCACCTCCTGGCCTACCTCTTCGATCCCGACGAGGCGTCGCTGCGCGCGATGACCGATCGCATCCGGTCATCGAGGCTCGACCGCGCGCGGGTGATGGCCGACCGCATCTCACGGGACTACGACCTGGTGTGGGACGACATCGTCGCCCAGACCTCCGACGGGGCCACCGTCGGTCGCCCGCACATCGCCGACGCCCTCGTCGCACGCGGGCTCGTGCACGACCGCGCCGAGGCGTTCGCGGGCATCCTGAGTCCGGCGGGCGACTACTACGTGGCGTTGTACGCGCCGGATCCGGTCACGGCGGTCTCGCTCGTGGTGGGGGCCGGGGGAGTGCCGATCATCGCGCATCCCGCAGGTCGCGCGGGGCTCCTCCCGTCGCGACTGCTCGACCGCATGCTCGACGCGGGCCTCGCCGGCTTCGAGCTGGGCCACCGCGAGAACCTCGCTCCCGGCATCCGGACGCTCCGGCGCATCGCCGACGACCGCGGCCTCATCGTCACCGGCTCGAGCGACTACCACGGTCTCGGCAAGCCGAATCAGCCCGGTGAGAACACGACCACCGACGCCGAGGTCGCGAAGATCATCGCCCTCGCGAGCGGTACGGCGCCCGTCTACCCCTGA
- a CDS encoding endonuclease/exonuclease/phosphatase family protein — translation MRRVLGVLIALLCTGGAAVLTWPQLFKLERTFPIAQIVSFRGPLAAAFAALAILALIFALARPIRALALTLAAVSLVAAGANAGILVSRGIGTDTLPDKTDTSLRVMTWNTAGSATAPETIAQIAVAMNADIITLPETTIDTGEKVAVDMGDLGRPMWAHHAEYGEYGIDGWDATSTTVLISPELGDYSVIESSQDGSSNTSTVPSAVAMPTSGDGPIVVAAHAVAPRQSYMQQWRDDLQWLADQCAADNVILAGDFNATLDHMAGLGVDGGALGRCHDAAADTGNGGVGTWTTEFPALFGAPIDHVLVSPKWRVTGSAVLKSLDSSGSDHRPLVVQLEPAEG, via the coding sequence GTGCGTCGCGTCTTGGGGGTCCTCATCGCGCTGCTCTGCACAGGCGGGGCGGCGGTGCTCACCTGGCCCCAGTTGTTCAAGCTCGAGCGCACCTTCCCGATCGCGCAGATCGTGTCGTTCCGGGGGCCTCTGGCTGCCGCGTTCGCGGCCCTCGCGATCCTCGCGCTGATCTTTGCGCTGGCGCGCCCGATCCGTGCCCTCGCGCTCACGCTGGCGGCCGTCTCGCTCGTCGCGGCGGGAGCGAACGCCGGCATCCTGGTCTCCCGCGGCATCGGCACCGACACGCTGCCCGACAAGACCGACACGAGCCTGCGTGTGATGACGTGGAACACGGCGGGCTCGGCAACGGCTCCCGAGACGATCGCGCAGATCGCCGTCGCGATGAACGCCGACATCATCACGCTCCCCGAGACGACGATCGACACCGGCGAGAAGGTGGCGGTCGACATGGGCGATCTCGGCCGGCCCATGTGGGCGCACCACGCCGAGTACGGCGAGTACGGCATCGACGGATGGGACGCCACCTCCACGACCGTGCTCATCAGCCCCGAGCTGGGCGATTACTCCGTCATCGAGTCGTCGCAGGACGGCTCGAGCAACACTTCCACCGTCCCGAGCGCCGTCGCCATGCCGACCTCCGGCGACGGTCCGATCGTGGTGGCCGCGCACGCGGTGGCACCCCGGCAGTCGTACATGCAGCAATGGCGCGACGACCTGCAGTGGCTCGCCGACCAGTGCGCCGCCGACAACGTCATCCTCGCGGGCGACTTCAACGCCACGCTCGATCACATGGCGGGGCTCGGCGTCGACGGTGGGGCTCTCGGTCGATGCCACGACGCCGCCGCCGACACCGGCAACGGCGGAGTCGGCACCTGGACGACGGAGTTCCCCGCACTCTTCGGCGCCCCGATCGACCACGTCCTCGTCTCGCCGAAATGGCGTGTCACGGGTTCCGCGGTGCTGAAGTCCCTCGACTCCTCGGGCAGCGACCATCGTCCGCTCGTCGTCCAGCTCGAGCCCGCCGAGGGATGA
- a CDS encoding aminopeptidase P family protein, with the protein MSDAGQNETTTATDDAPVETTTNRRQPFPQGFLDSIAEGWATRPDSVPEPREQAAWAARRRDAVSRAFPGKRLVIPAGGLKQRSNDTDYPFRPHSAFAHLTGWETESEPDSVLVFEPRDGGHEVVLYFRERADRTTPEFYADAAIGEFWIGPRPSLAGVSADLGLATAHLDTLEHGDDDVILGDDDDLARVVSELRLVKDDWEISQMRLAVDVTAKGFDDIVSDLPRIVAHPRGERIIEGVFHQRARSDGNTEGYDTIAASGPHACYLHWTRNDGAVVPGDLLLVDAGVEVDSLYTADITRTIPVDGTFSPVQRKIYETVREAADAAFAAAKPGVKFRSVHEAAMKVIAARVAEWGLLPVTAAEALDPQRGGQHRRYMVHGTSHHLGIDVHDCAQARRDMYYDGELEPGMVFTIEPGLYFQVDDLTVPEEYRGIGVRIEDDILMTVDGPENLSAGIPRTADEVEEWVARLSTR; encoded by the coding sequence ATGAGCGACGCAGGCCAGAACGAGACGACGACGGCGACCGATGACGCACCGGTCGAGACCACGACGAATCGGCGGCAGCCCTTCCCGCAGGGGTTCCTCGACTCGATCGCCGAAGGCTGGGCGACGCGCCCCGACAGCGTCCCCGAGCCCCGCGAGCAGGCCGCCTGGGCGGCCCGCCGCAGGGATGCCGTGTCACGCGCGTTCCCGGGCAAGCGGCTCGTCATCCCGGCCGGCGGTCTGAAGCAGCGCAGCAACGACACCGACTACCCGTTCCGACCCCACTCCGCGTTCGCCCATCTCACGGGGTGGGAGACAGAGTCCGAGCCCGACTCCGTGCTCGTCTTCGAGCCGCGCGACGGTGGCCACGAGGTCGTGCTCTACTTCCGTGAACGCGCCGACCGCACGACCCCGGAGTTCTACGCGGACGCCGCGATCGGCGAGTTCTGGATCGGCCCCCGCCCCTCGCTCGCCGGGGTGTCCGCCGACCTCGGCCTCGCGACCGCGCACCTCGACACGCTCGAGCACGGCGACGACGACGTCATCCTCGGCGACGACGACGATCTGGCACGGGTCGTCTCCGAGCTGCGGCTCGTCAAGGACGACTGGGAGATCTCGCAGATGCGCCTCGCCGTCGACGTCACCGCGAAGGGGTTCGACGACATCGTCTCCGACCTCCCCCGCATCGTCGCGCATCCCCGCGGCGAGCGGATCATCGAGGGCGTGTTCCACCAGCGCGCGCGCAGCGACGGCAACACCGAGGGCTACGACACCATCGCCGCATCCGGACCGCACGCCTGCTACCTCCACTGGACGCGCAACGACGGCGCGGTGGTACCCGGCGACCTGCTGCTCGTCGACGCCGGCGTCGAGGTGGACAGCCTCTACACCGCCGACATCACGCGCACCATCCCCGTCGACGGCACGTTCTCGCCCGTTCAGCGGAAGATCTACGAGACGGTGCGCGAGGCCGCCGATGCGGCGTTCGCCGCCGCGAAGCCCGGCGTGAAGTTCCGCTCCGTCCACGAAGCGGCCATGAAGGTCATCGCTGCGCGCGTGGCCGAGTGGGGTCTCCTGCCGGTGACGGCCGCTGAAGCGCTCGACCCCCAGCGCGGCGGTCAGCACCGTCGCTACATGGTGCACGGCACGAGCCATCACCTCGGTATCGACGTGCACGACTGCGCCCAGGCCCGTCGCGACATGTACTACGACGGCGAGCTGGAACCCGGCATGGTGTTCACGATCGAGCCGGGACTCTACTTCCAGGTCGACGACCTCACCGTCCCCGAGGAGTACCGGGGCATCGGCGTGCGGATCGAGGACGACATCCTCATGACCGTGGACGGCCCCGAGAACCTCTCTGCGGGAATCCCCCGCACCGCCGACGAGGTCGAGGAATGGGTGGCCCGCCTCTCGACGCGCTGA
- a CDS encoding alpha/beta family hydrolase encodes MSERPLTVDLPAGPATVSTVWERPEGAWATIAVAHGAGAGHRHPFLEGLARSLVDAGIATLRFNFPYVEAGRRMPGPAGHAIATWGAVFAWLEDAAAPGPVWAAGKSYGGRMASMAAADGTIAPAGLIYLGYPLHPPGDPSKARTAHLPDIEQRQVFIEGTNDPFVDPHD; translated from the coding sequence GTGAGCGAGCGGCCGCTGACCGTCGACCTCCCGGCCGGCCCGGCGACCGTCTCGACGGTCTGGGAGCGGCCCGAGGGCGCGTGGGCGACTATCGCCGTCGCACACGGCGCGGGGGCCGGTCACCGGCATCCGTTCCTCGAAGGACTCGCGCGATCGCTCGTCGATGCCGGCATCGCGACGCTCCGCTTCAACTTCCCCTACGTCGAAGCCGGACGCCGGATGCCGGGGCCTGCCGGCCATGCGATCGCCACCTGGGGGGCGGTCTTCGCCTGGCTGGAGGACGCCGCTGCCCCCGGGCCCGTGTGGGCGGCCGGCAAGTCGTACGGCGGTCGGATGGCCTCCATGGCGGCGGCCGATGGAACGATCGCCCCGGCGGGACTCATCTATCTCGGCTACCCGCTGCACCCGCCCGGCGACCCGTCGAAGGCGCGGACCGCGCATCTCCCCGACATCGAGCAGCGGCAGGTCTTCATCGAGGGCACGAACGACCCGTTCGTCGACCCGCACGATTAG
- a CDS encoding general stress protein codes for MSMLGGRVPSGREEVGEQVASFPTYEGAQKAVSALIAADVPARDIAIVGKGLRSIERVTGRLGYATAARSGAVNGVLLGLLFSFIFVLGEPTVQIGAFLGVMFVGVAIGMLLSLITYSIVRRRRDFASVMQVVADRYEVCVTASSLHRARQIVGPGSAPAADTSAASDPAPTPVAPQPEEPPRYGERLPPAAPSQGAPSPERIEPPA; via the coding sequence ATGAGCATGCTCGGCGGACGCGTCCCCTCCGGTCGCGAAGAAGTCGGGGAGCAGGTGGCGTCCTTCCCCACGTACGAGGGAGCGCAGAAAGCGGTCTCGGCGCTGATCGCCGCCGACGTCCCCGCGCGCGACATCGCGATCGTCGGCAAGGGTCTTCGCTCCATCGAGCGCGTGACCGGCCGGCTCGGCTACGCGACGGCGGCGCGCTCGGGTGCCGTGAACGGCGTCCTGCTCGGTCTGCTGTTCTCGTTCATCTTCGTGCTCGGCGAGCCCACGGTGCAGATCGGCGCGTTCCTGGGCGTCATGTTCGTGGGCGTGGCCATCGGCATGCTGCTGAGCCTCATCACCTACTCCATCGTGCGTCGTCGTCGCGATTTCGCCTCGGTCATGCAGGTCGTCGCCGATCGCTACGAGGTGTGCGTGACGGCGTCGAGCCTTCACCGCGCGCGGCAGATCGTCGGGCCGGGTTCGGCGCCCGCCGCCGACACGTCGGCGGCGAGCGATCCGGCGCCGACGCCCGTGGCGCCCCAGCCTGAAGAGCCGCCCCGCTACGGCGAGCGTCTGCCGCCGGCCGCCCCCTCTCAGGGTGCGCCCTCGCCGGAGCGGATCGAACCTCCCGCGTGA
- a CDS encoding magnesium transporter MgtE N-terminal domain-containing protein yields the protein MSTQRVFVARLAGCTVFDPAGDRLGKVRDVVVIYRSADPPRVVGLVVEIPGRRHVFVSIGRVTSIATGQVITTGLINVRRFQQRGGEVRVMAELLGRRVFLVDGSGDAVIEDVAIERNRLGDWDVGQLFLRRPKTSASPFARGATTFASWSEVREQQVPGESQSAEQLVATYADLKPADLANTLLDLPGDRLIEVAEELPDNRLADALEEMPEEEQVHILEQLGDERAADILDAMEPDDAADLLGQLPEGRLEQLLDLMEPEEADDVRALLKYSPDTAGGLMTPEPIVLSADATIAEALALIRRHELHPALAASVFVTLPPYETPTGRLLGTVHFQRMLRYPPHERLGAIIDDTVSAVPATASAAEVARLLASYNLVSLPVVDQAHRLVGAVSVDDVLDYLLPDDWRSHDSDDPKSSAPVRPLSTTSIPTVPPRRR from the coding sequence GTGAGCACGCAACGAGTCTTCGTCGCTCGCCTCGCGGGCTGCACGGTATTCGATCCTGCCGGTGACCGGCTCGGCAAGGTCCGCGACGTGGTGGTGATCTACCGGTCGGCCGACCCGCCCAGGGTCGTCGGCCTCGTCGTCGAGATCCCCGGCCGACGACACGTGTTCGTCTCGATCGGGCGCGTGACCTCCATCGCCACGGGCCAGGTCATCACGACCGGACTCATCAACGTCCGTCGCTTCCAGCAGCGCGGCGGCGAGGTGCGGGTGATGGCCGAGCTCCTCGGCCGGCGCGTCTTCCTCGTCGACGGCTCGGGCGACGCGGTCATCGAAGACGTGGCGATCGAGCGCAATCGACTGGGCGACTGGGACGTCGGACAGCTCTTCCTCCGCCGCCCCAAGACGAGCGCCTCGCCGTTCGCGCGCGGCGCGACGACGTTCGCGTCGTGGTCGGAAGTGCGCGAGCAGCAGGTGCCGGGCGAGTCCCAGTCGGCGGAGCAGCTCGTTGCGACCTACGCCGACCTCAAACCCGCCGACCTCGCGAACACGCTGCTCGACCTCCCCGGCGACCGCCTCATCGAGGTCGCCGAGGAGCTCCCCGACAACCGTCTCGCCGACGCCCTCGAAGAGATGCCCGAAGAGGAGCAGGTGCACATCCTCGAGCAGCTCGGAGACGAGCGCGCCGCCGACATCCTCGACGCGATGGAGCCGGACGACGCCGCCGACCTCCTCGGCCAGCTCCCCGAGGGCCGTCTCGAGCAGCTCCTCGACCTCATGGAGCCCGAGGAGGCCGACGACGTCCGGGCCCTCCTGAAGTACAGCCCCGACACGGCCGGCGGTCTCATGACTCCCGAGCCGATCGTGCTGTCCGCCGACGCCACGATCGCGGAGGCCCTCGCGCTCATCCGCAGGCACGAGCTGCATCCCGCCCTCGCCGCATCCGTGTTCGTCACGCTCCCCCCCTACGAGACCCCCACCGGACGGCTCCTGGGCACGGTGCACTTCCAGCGGATGCTGCGCTACCCCCCGCACGAGCGACTCGGCGCGATCATCGACGACACCGTCTCGGCCGTGCCCGCGACAGCGTCGGCGGCCGAGGTCGCCCGCCTCCTCGCGAGCTACAACCTCGTGTCGCTCCCCGTGGTCGATCAGGCCCACCGGCTCGTCGGCGCGGTGAGCGTCGACGACGTGCTCGACTACCTTCTGCCCGACGATTGGCGCTCGCACGACAGCGATGATCCGAAGTCGTCGGCCCCCGTCCGGCCGCTCTCGACCACAAGTATTCCGACCGTGCCCCCGAGGAGGCGATGA
- a CDS encoding DUF1003 domain-containing protein, which yields MAREKRRTALDAPRARGGKLGRTPQPSRDRFGKFSEAFARAMGTSGFLIGMTVFVVVWLTWNSTAPVEWQFDPVATNFTLLTLILSLQASYAAPLILLAQNRQDDRDRVQIEQDRQRAERNLENTEYLAREVVALRMAVRESTDEVVTREVLRAELKSLLKKLDRRDDRESTAT from the coding sequence ATGGCCCGCGAGAAGCGTCGCACCGCTCTCGATGCCCCTCGCGCCCGCGGCGGCAAGCTCGGCCGCACCCCGCAGCCGTCGCGCGACCGTTTCGGCAAGTTCTCCGAGGCGTTCGCCCGGGCGATGGGCACCTCGGGGTTCTTGATCGGAATGACGGTCTTCGTGGTCGTCTGGCTGACGTGGAACTCCACCGCTCCCGTGGAGTGGCAGTTCGACCCGGTCGCGACGAACTTCACCCTGCTCACGCTGATCCTCTCGCTCCAGGCCTCCTACGCCGCGCCCCTCATCCTGCTCGCGCAGAACCGACAGGACGACCGCGACCGGGTGCAGATCGAGCAGGACCGCCAGCGAGCCGAGCGCAACCTCGAGAACACCGAGTACCTCGCTCGCGAGGTCGTGGCGCTGCGTATGGCGGTGCGCGAATCGACCGACGAGGTCGTCACCCGCGAGGTGCTGCGCGCCGAGCTCAAGAGCCTGCTGAAGAAGCTCGATCGACGCGACGACCGCGAGTCGACCGCCACGTGA
- a CDS encoding Mrp/NBP35 family ATP-binding protein yields MTDAALTDAVRSAVAGVVDPELRRPLGELDMLREIRVEGGLARVGIALTIVGCPAADRIEREVRAAAAGVDGIGSVDVELGVMSPDERRALTEKLRNGRPARQMPFGPDSLTRVIAVTSGKGGVGKSTMTANLAVALARRGLRVGLIDADVHGFSIPALLGLVDDDGLPPAPTRIDDLMLPPVAYDVKVISIGMFLRRPGEDAAGAVAWRGPMLHRTVQQFLTDVFFGDLDVLLLDMPPGTGDVAISVGQLLPHAEVLVVTTPQSAASDVAVRSGLVARQTGQRIIGVVETMSAMTLPDGSTLDLFGAGGGSEVAKALSAAGDAVPLLGTVPLSPALRTGGDAGVPVVVADPADPAARAIVAVAATLAGQGRGLAGRSLPFTPR; encoded by the coding sequence GTGACCGACGCCGCACTAACCGACGCGGTGCGTTCGGCCGTCGCCGGCGTCGTCGACCCCGAACTGCGCCGCCCCCTGGGCGAGCTCGACATGCTGCGCGAGATCCGCGTGGAGGGCGGCCTCGCTCGCGTGGGCATCGCGCTGACGATCGTGGGCTGCCCGGCCGCCGACAGGATCGAGCGCGAGGTTCGAGCCGCCGCGGCGGGAGTCGACGGCATCGGGTCGGTCGACGTCGAGCTCGGTGTGATGAGCCCGGACGAGCGTAGGGCGCTGACCGAGAAGCTCCGGAACGGCAGACCCGCACGCCAGATGCCGTTCGGCCCCGACTCGCTGACGCGTGTGATCGCCGTCACGAGCGGCAAGGGCGGTGTCGGCAAGTCGACGATGACGGCGAACCTGGCCGTGGCGCTGGCCCGCCGCGGGCTGCGCGTGGGGCTCATCGACGCCGACGTGCACGGATTCTCGATCCCCGCCCTGCTCGGACTCGTCGACGACGACGGCCTGCCCCCGGCACCGACCCGCATCGACGACCTCATGCTGCCGCCGGTGGCGTACGACGTGAAGGTCATCTCTATCGGCATGTTCCTCCGCCGTCCCGGCGAGGACGCCGCCGGCGCCGTGGCATGGCGAGGGCCCATGCTTCACCGCACGGTGCAGCAGTTCCTGACCGACGTCTTCTTCGGCGACCTCGACGTCCTCCTCCTCGACATGCCGCCCGGAACCGGCGACGTCGCGATCTCCGTCGGACAGCTCCTCCCCCACGCCGAGGTGCTCGTGGTCACCACGCCCCAGTCGGCAGCATCCGACGTCGCCGTCCGCAGCGGGCTCGTCGCCCGCCAGACCGGGCAGCGGATCATCGGCGTCGTCGAGACCATGTCGGCGATGACCCTCCCCGACGGCAGCACGCTCGACCTGTTCGGCGCCGGGGGCGGCTCGGAAGTCGCGAAAGCGCTCTCGGCGGCGGGCGACGCCGTCCCCCTGCTCGGCACGGTGCCGTTGAGCCCGGCGCTGCGAACGGGCGGCGACGCCGGAGTCCCCGTGGTCGTCGCCGACCCCGCCGACCCCGCTGCTCGCGCCATCGTCGCCGTGGCCGCGACGCTCGCCGGCCAGGGTCGAGGCCTCGCCGGTCGCAGCCTGCCGTTCACTCCCCGCTGA